A window of the Hypnocyclicus thermotrophus genome harbors these coding sequences:
- a CDS encoding M23 family metallopeptidase: MNRQYLKGLLLVIILGIVGLTFFKKTKSDEILPTDKFVSYKEAIKEVEGTDKIEEGSQIEDGGVEILDDNTISFEKEYVVVDKEPIDESKEIKVTYYTVQKGDSLYKISSKLGIDMNYLIANNPTVKNGIIRIGQKLKIVNDNNIEYIVQSGDSLFKIAKKYNVKMDDIISKNDLDTTNLIVGDKLIIENPDLSFINKTINQGPNFKWPIRYLGVTSPYGKRFHPVLKRNIFHAGVDLRARVGTNLYAPEDGTVKTAGWLGGYGKIIIIKHSNGYETRMAHLNNIYVKVGQKVTKGQLIGKTGQTGRVTGPHLHFEIRKNGKTLNPMKFRK, encoded by the coding sequence ATGAATAGGCAATATTTAAAAGGGCTCTTATTGGTTATTATATTGGGAATAGTGGGGCTAACTTTTTTTAAAAAAACTAAATCTGATGAAATTTTACCAACAGATAAATTTGTTAGCTATAAAGAGGCGATAAAAGAAGTAGAAGGAACAGACAAAATTGAAGAAGGTTCACAGATTGAAGATGGTGGAGTAGAAATATTAGATGATAATACTATATCATTTGAAAAAGAATATGTTGTAGTTGATAAAGAACCAATAGATGAATCGAAAGAAATAAAAGTAACCTATTATACAGTTCAAAAAGGAGATTCTCTTTATAAAATATCGAGTAAACTTGGAATAGATATGAATTATTTGATTGCAAATAATCCAACTGTAAAAAATGGTATTATTAGAATAGGTCAAAAGTTAAAAATAGTAAATGATAATAATATAGAATATATAGTTCAATCTGGAGATTCGTTATTTAAAATAGCAAAAAAATATAATGTGAAAATGGATGATATAATTAGTAAAAATGATTTAGACACGACAAATCTTATAGTTGGAGACAAATTAATAATTGAGAATCCTGATTTAAGCTTTATTAATAAAACAATTAATCAAGGACCAAACTTTAAATGGCCTATTAGATATTTAGGTGTGACAAGCCCATACGGAAAAAGATTTCATCCTGTATTAAAAAGAAATATTTTTCATGCAGGAGTAGATCTTCGAGCAAGAGTAGGTACTAATCTTTATGCACCAGAAGATGGAACAGTAAAAACAGCGGGTTGGCTTGGTGGATATGGGAAAATTATTATTATAAAACATAGTAATGGTTATGAAACAAGAATGGCACATTTAAATAATATATATGTTAAAGTAGGTCAAAAAGTAACAAAAGGTCAATTAATAGGAAAAACTGGGCAAACAGGAAGAGTTACAGGACCACATTTACATTTTGAAATAAGAAAAAATGGAAAAACATTAAATCCAATGAAATTTAGAAAATAG
- a CDS encoding sodium:calcium antiporter has product MVYLLIFCILAYLTIKTGQNLSIYGDAIGDIKELDKSWIGIVMLASITSLPEMITSIFSTLLGHPDMAVSNIFGSNIFNVFIICILDVFVIKNICFTNKIDRGHLLPGFFSILISIFFIFGYIFKSFNVFHISIISIIIFIVYLVSMRLVYIYQNEYEFNMENNIGIEIEEKQNLAYKEAKKGFIINAILIVLFGIGLSYTADRISIIPIFGITLGASFVGTILLAVATSLPELTVSIQAVKLGAYDMSIGNILGSNLFNLSLLILIDLFYFKGAMFDKLTEYHIISMAASVIMVLIIILGTFFNKKKKPYDGYLVGIIYIISMYILYIYR; this is encoded by the coding sequence ATGGTATATTTGTTAATTTTTTGCATATTAGCTTATTTAACAATAAAAACTGGTCAAAACTTAAGTATATATGGAGATGCAATAGGTGATATAAAAGAACTAGATAAATCATGGATAGGAATAGTAATGCTTGCGTCAATTACATCACTTCCAGAAATGATTACAAGTATTTTTTCGACGTTATTAGGGCATCCTGATATGGCAGTGTCAAATATATTTGGTAGCAATATATTTAATGTTTTTATTATTTGTATTTTAGATGTGTTTGTTATAAAAAACATATGTTTCACCAATAAAATTGATAGAGGACATCTTTTGCCTGGATTTTTTTCTATTTTAATATCTATTTTTTTCATTTTTGGATATATTTTCAAATCATTTAATGTTTTTCATATAAGTATTATATCGATTATTATATTTATAGTATATTTAGTATCTATGCGACTTGTATATATTTATCAAAATGAGTATGAATTTAATATGGAAAATAACATTGGCATAGAAATAGAAGAAAAGCAAAATTTAGCTTATAAAGAAGCTAAAAAAGGATTTATTATTAATGCTATATTAATTGTATTATTTGGTATAGGACTTAGTTATACAGCAGATAGAATATCTATTATACCTATATTTGGAATAACTTTAGGAGCAAGTTTTGTAGGGACTATATTACTTGCAGTAGCGACATCACTTCCAGAATTAACAGTATCTATACAAGCAGTAAAATTAGGTGCTTATGATATGTCTATAGGAAATATATTAGGAAGCAATCTATTTAATTTATCGCTTTTAATATTGATTGATTTATTTTATTTTAAAGGAGCAATGTTTGATAAATTAACAGAATATCATATTATCTCAATGGCAGCATCTGTTATTATGGTATTAATTATAATTTTAGGAACATTTTTTAATAAAAAGAAAAAACCTTATGATGGGTATTTAGTAGGAATTATATATATAATATCTATGTATATATTATATATATATAGATAG
- the miaB gene encoding tRNA (N6-isopentenyl adenosine(37)-C2)-methylthiotransferase MiaB, whose translation MKKVAILTYGCQMNVNESAKIKKLLENNSYEVIEDIKNADVVFLNTCTVREGAATQIFGKLGELKNIKEKKDNKMVIGVTGCFAQEQGEELINKFNYIDIVIGNQNIAKLPKAIEDITNSDLKHVIFTNNEDELPPSLEADFENGFSASIAITYGCNNFCTYCIVPYVRGRERSVPMDEIIEETKKFVNKGYKEILLLGQNVNSYGKDLNSGENFAKLLEELNKIEGEFWIRFTSPHPRDFTDDVINVIAKSEKVTKSVHLPLQAGSTRILNLMNRGYTKEEYIALANKIKEKIPGVALTTDIIVGFPYETEEDFLDTLDVVEKVKYDNAFMFMYSKRSGTKAAEMDGQIDDNIKKERLQRLINLQNECSKKNSNIYKGKIVKVLVEGPSKKNKQVLSSRTGTNKVVLFEGNINLKGTFVNVEITETKTWTLYGKLV comes from the coding sequence ATGAAAAAAGTAGCAATTTTAACATATGGTTGTCAAATGAATGTAAATGAAAGTGCAAAAATAAAAAAACTATTAGAAAATAATAGTTATGAAGTAATAGAAGATATTAAAAATGCTGATGTAGTATTTTTAAATACATGTACTGTAAGAGAAGGAGCAGCAACACAAATATTTGGAAAACTTGGAGAATTAAAAAATATAAAAGAAAAAAAAGATAATAAGATGGTAATAGGAGTAACAGGGTGTTTTGCACAGGAGCAAGGAGAAGAATTAATAAATAAATTTAATTATATTGATATTGTTATTGGAAATCAAAATATTGCTAAACTACCTAAAGCAATAGAAGATATAACAAATAGTGATTTAAAACATGTTATTTTTACAAATAATGAAGATGAATTACCACCAAGTTTAGAAGCAGATTTTGAAAATGGATTTTCAGCATCTATCGCAATAACATATGGATGTAATAACTTTTGTACATATTGTATAGTACCATATGTAAGAGGACGAGAAAGATCTGTACCTATGGATGAAATTATAGAAGAAACTAAAAAATTTGTAAATAAAGGATATAAAGAGATACTTCTTTTAGGTCAAAATGTCAATTCATATGGAAAAGACTTGAATAGTGGAGAAAATTTTGCTAAATTATTAGAGGAATTAAACAAAATAGAAGGAGAATTTTGGATAAGATTTACATCTCCTCATCCAAGAGATTTTACAGATGATGTAATAAATGTAATAGCAAAATCAGAAAAAGTAACAAAATCAGTTCATTTACCACTTCAAGCAGGCTCTACAAGAATTTTAAATTTAATGAATAGAGGATATACAAAAGAAGAGTATATAGCACTTGCTAATAAGATAAAAGAAAAAATACCAGGAGTAGCACTTACAACAGATATAATAGTAGGATTTCCATATGAAACAGAAGAGGATTTTTTAGATACCTTAGATGTAGTAGAAAAAGTAAAATATGATAATGCATTTATGTTTATGTATTCTAAAAGAAGTGGAACTAAAGCAGCTGAAATGGATGGGCAAATTGATGATAATATAAAAAAAGAGAGATTACAGAGATTAATTAATTTACAAAATGAATGTTCTAAAAAAAATAGTAATATATATAAAGGAAAAATTGTAAAAGTATTAGTAGAAGGACCTAGTAAAAAAAATAAACAAGTTTTAAGTAGTAGAACTGGAACAAATAAAGTAGTACTTTTTGAAGGGAATATTAACTTAAAAGGAACTTTTGTTAATGTAGAAATTACAGAAACAAAAACATGGACATTGTATGGTAAATTAGTTTAA
- the cdd gene encoding cytidine deaminase, translated as MEEKKIIDLIDEAIQARENAYVEYSHFSVGAIVVDDKGKHHKGANVENASYGLSNCAERTAIFTAVTNGMKNIDTICIVADTTGPVSPCGACRQVIKEFSAENTRIILANLKKEYKILTMEELLPYGFKL; from the coding sequence ATGGAAGAAAAAAAAATAATTGATTTAATAGATGAGGCTATTCAAGCTAGAGAAAATGCTTATGTAGAATATTCGCATTTTTCAGTAGGAGCTATAGTTGTAGATGATAAAGGGAAGCATCATAAAGGAGCAAATGTAGAAAATGCTTCTTATGGATTATCTAATTGTGCTGAGAGAACAGCAATATTTACAGCGGTTACAAATGGTATGAAAAATATAGATACTATTTGTATTGTAGCAGATACTACTGGACCTGTAAGTCCTTGTGGAGCATGCAGACAAGTAATAAAAGAATTTTCAGCAGAAAATACAAGAATTATTTTGGCAAACTTGAAAAAAGAATATAAAATACTAACTATGGAAGAGCTTCTTCCATATGGATTTAAATTATAG
- the deoD gene encoding purine-nucleoside phosphorylase, producing the protein MSVHIGAKKGEIAETVLLPGDPMRAKWIAETFLEDAECYNTVRGMYGYTGYYKGKKVSVQGTGMGVPSISIYVNELIRDYGVKNLIRVGSAGSYQENVKVRDIVLAMAASTNSGINRHRFNGDFAPTANFELFMKAVTAAKEKNIEVKAGNILTSDEFYQDDFNSYKKWASFGVLAVEMETAALYTIAAKYGVKALTILTISDSLVTGEETTSEERETTFKDMIEIALSTL; encoded by the coding sequence ATGAGTGTACATATAGGAGCTAAAAAAGGAGAAATAGCAGAAACAGTTTTACTTCCTGGAGATCCAATGAGAGCAAAATGGATAGCAGAAACATTTTTGGAAGATGCTGAATGTTATAATACTGTTAGAGGAATGTATGGTTATACGGGGTATTATAAAGGGAAAAAAGTGTCAGTACAAGGAACAGGAATGGGAGTTCCATCTATTTCTATATATGTAAATGAATTAATAAGAGATTATGGAGTAAAAAATCTTATAAGAGTAGGATCAGCTGGTTCGTATCAAGAAAATGTAAAAGTAAGAGATATAGTTTTAGCAATGGCAGCATCTACAAACTCTGGAATAAATAGACATAGATTCAATGGTGATTTTGCGCCGACAGCTAATTTTGAATTATTTATGAAAGCGGTAACTGCAGCAAAAGAAAAAAATATAGAAGTTAAAGCAGGAAATATATTAACAAGTGATGAATTTTATCAAGATGATTTTAATTCTTATAAAAAATGGGCATCATTTGGAGTACTTGCAGTAGAAATGGAAACAGCTGCTCTTTATACAATAGCTGCTAAATATGGAGTTAAAGCTTTAACGATTTTAACTATATCAGATTCATTAGTAACAGGTGAAGAAACAACATCTGAAGAAAGAGAAACGACATTTAAGGATATGATTGAAATAGCTCTTTCAACACTTTAA
- a CDS encoding response regulator: MKKILIVDDEVDVVEVVEMLLETEGYEVIKAYNGKEALEIVEKITPDLIILDIMMPEIDGVEVCKRMRNIQKLKDIPIVMFSAKLSAIDKKESFNAGADGFITKPFNARGFISGIETYLELGRM; this comes from the coding sequence ATGAAAAAAATTTTAATTGTTGATGATGAAGTAGATGTAGTAGAAGTAGTAGAAATGCTTTTAGAAACTGAAGGATATGAGGTAATAAAAGCATATAATGGAAAAGAAGCACTTGAAATAGTGGAGAAAATTACTCCAGATTTAATTATATTAGACATAATGATGCCAGAGATAGATGGAGTAGAAGTATGTAAAAGAATGAGAAATATCCAAAAACTAAAAGATATACCAATTGTTATGTTTTCAGCAAAATTATCTGCAATAGACAAAAAAGAATCCTTTAATGCAGGAGCTGATGGATTCATTACAAAACCTTTTAATGCAAGAGGATTTATTTCAGGAATTGAAACTTATTTAGAGTTGGGGAGAATGTAA
- a CDS encoding alpha-amylase family glycosyl hydrolase produces MKKGIRVYNLYPKLIGKMDNWINHFDRIQDMNFNWIYINPINASGFSGSDYAIKDYYLYNPMFIKGWPLKSEDYKEENLEKDRKKGNELLKKVCSEAEKRGIKVMYDIVINHTAIDSPLVKLKPEWYERDENGKVKNAGADDNGTWVVWGDLAQIDNANSPDKENLWKYWLDMLLHYCDLGIRGFRCDAAYHVPADLWNYLISNVKEKYSDVIFVAETLGCTPTQLMNVSKAGFDIVMNSIKWWNYKDEWFLKDYKEWAGKYFSMTFPENHDTERYYNEVNGNKDLAINKYAIQAYFCSSIATTIGFEFGFKRKIDVVQTNPEWWENANYDISKEISEINKIKSQYQILQEDNMIIPYDFHNEELFGFAKEALNKSEKIFVVANLSPYNWHNINIPNFYEIMNGDKIKDISHGHKMETVFNNLDYSLKPGEVKLFYIKY; encoded by the coding sequence ATGAAAAAAGGTATAAGAGTATATAATTTATATCCCAAATTAATAGGTAAAATGGATAATTGGATTAATCATTTTGATAGGATTCAAGACATGAATTTTAATTGGATTTATATTAATCCTATAAATGCATCAGGATTTTCTGGTTCTGATTATGCAATAAAGGATTATTATTTATATAATCCAATGTTTATAAAAGGCTGGCCATTAAAATCAGAAGATTATAAGGAAGAAAATTTAGAAAAAGATAGGAAAAAAGGGAATGAATTATTAAAAAAAGTTTGCAGTGAAGCAGAAAAAAGGGGTATAAAAGTAATGTATGATATTGTTATAAATCATACAGCAATAGATTCACCGTTAGTAAAATTAAAACCAGAATGGTATGAAAGAGATGAAAATGGGAAAGTAAAAAATGCAGGAGCGGATGATAATGGAACTTGGGTTGTTTGGGGAGATTTAGCTCAAATAGATAATGCTAATTCTCCAGATAAAGAGAATTTATGGAAATATTGGTTAGATATGTTACTTCATTATTGTGATCTTGGAATAAGAGGTTTTAGATGTGATGCTGCATATCATGTACCAGCAGATTTGTGGAATTATTTGATTTCTAATGTAAAAGAAAAATATAGTGATGTGATATTTGTTGCAGAAACACTTGGATGTACTCCAACACAACTTATGAATGTGTCAAAAGCTGGATTTGATATTGTAATGAACAGTATCAAATGGTGGAACTATAAAGATGAATGGTTTTTAAAAGATTATAAAGAATGGGCAGGGAAATATTTTTCAATGACTTTTCCAGAAAATCATGATACAGAAAGATACTACAATGAAGTGAATGGAAATAAAGACTTAGCAATTAATAAATATGCTATACAAGCTTATTTTTGTTCAAGTATAGCAACAACAATTGGATTTGAATTTGGATTTAAAAGAAAAATAGATGTAGTACAAACTAACCCAGAATGGTGGGAAAATGCTAATTATGATATATCTAAAGAAATAAGCGAAATAAATAAAATTAAATCTCAATACCAAATATTACAAGAAGATAATATGATAATTCCTTATGATTTTCATAATGAAGAGTTATTTGGATTTGCTAAAGAAGCTTTAAATAAAAGTGAAAAAATATTTGTAGTAGCAAATTTAAGTCCGTATAATTGGCATAATATCAATATACCTAATTTTTATGAAATTATGAATGGTGATAAAATAAAAGATATTTCTCATGGGCATAAAATGGAAACTGTATTTAATAATTTAGATTATAGTTTGAAGCCTGGAGAGGTGAAACTTTTTTATATAAAATATTAA
- a CDS encoding BMP family lipoprotein, whose amino-acid sequence MKKGLILTILTGLILTFVSVNTYAGLFFGNKKEKADKGLKVGIVLSIGGLGDKSFNDAAYRGLQRAKEELGVDFKYVEPASPAEDEGYLREYAEAGYDLVIATGFLMRDAAEAVAKDFPETKFAIIDDVVDLPNTQSLLFKEDEGSFLVGALAAMMSKTGTIGFVGGMEVPLIKKFQRGYEMGAKYINPDIKIGVLYTSGPNPFNDPVRGKENTLALVKQGADVVYHAAGGTGAGVIAGAKDAGIYAIGVDSNQDGEAPGVVLTSMLKRVDVAVFEAVKALKEGTFKGGIKRFGVAENGVGTTDFEFTKDIIGAEKIAKLEEIKQDIIAGKIKF is encoded by the coding sequence ATGAAGAAAGGTCTAATTTTAACAATTTTAACAGGTTTAATTTTAACATTTGTAAGCGTTAACACTTATGCGGGGCTTTTTTTTGGAAACAAAAAAGAAAAAGCGGATAAAGGGTTAAAAGTAGGAATTGTTTTATCAATTGGTGGATTGGGAGACAAATCTTTTAATGATGCTGCTTACAGAGGATTACAAAGAGCAAAAGAAGAATTAGGAGTAGATTTTAAATATGTAGAACCTGCATCTCCTGCAGAAGATGAAGGATATTTAAGAGAATATGCAGAAGCTGGATATGATTTAGTAATTGCTACAGGATTTTTAATGAGAGATGCAGCTGAAGCTGTTGCAAAAGATTTCCCAGAAACTAAATTTGCAATTATTGATGATGTGGTAGATTTACCAAACACACAATCTTTATTATTTAAAGAAGATGAAGGTTCATTCTTAGTAGGAGCTTTAGCTGCTATGATGTCTAAAACAGGAACTATTGGATTTGTTGGAGGAATGGAAGTACCTTTAATTAAAAAATTCCAAAGAGGATATGAAATGGGAGCTAAATATATAAATCCAGATATTAAAATTGGAGTTTTATATACTTCAGGGCCTAATCCATTTAATGACCCAGTTAGAGGAAAAGAAAATACTTTAGCGTTAGTAAAACAAGGTGCAGATGTTGTATATCATGCAGCTGGTGGAACTGGAGCTGGGGTTATAGCTGGAGCTAAAGATGCTGGAATATATGCAATAGGAGTAGATTCTAATCAAGATGGAGAAGCACCAGGAGTTGTTCTTACATCAATGTTAAAAAGAGTTGATGTAGCAGTATTTGAAGCTGTAAAAGCTCTTAAAGAAGGAACTTTTAAAGGTGGAATAAAGAGATTTGGAGTTGCTGAAAATGGAGTAGGAACTACTGATTTCGAATTTACTAAAGATATAATTGGAGCTGAAAAAATAGCTAAATTAGAAGAAATAAAACAAGATATAATAGCAGGGAAAATTAAATTTTAA
- the rho gene encoding transcription termination factor Rho, whose product MVQPNELISYKLKELKDLAKDMGISKISTYNKEELIYQIIIEENLNKGEIIGYGRLEILPDGYGFLRESNLEKDIYISASQIKRFNLRTNDMVLGEIRTPTPDEKNYAMKKLILVNGDTLEAAKSRVQFDDLIPYYPTERAKLETDEKDNIVGRFIDLIAPIGLGQRGLIVAPPKAGKTMLISQIANNIIKNRKDIEVWILLIDERPEEVTDIKENVTNAEVFASTFDENPENHIKVTEKILEEARRKVENGKDVFILMDSITRLARAYNIVMPSSGKLISGGIDPIALYHPKKFFGSARNIKNGGSLTIIATALIDTGSRMDEVIYEEFKGTGNMDIHLDRNLAELRIYPAIDIKKSGTRKEELLFTKEELRLIWGIRRYLGKYDNAEAAKRLIDTIKNTNSNRELLEMYKSGE is encoded by the coding sequence ATGGTACAACCAAATGAATTAATAAGTTATAAATTAAAAGAGTTAAAAGATTTAGCTAAAGATATGGGGATATCTAAAATATCAACTTATAATAAAGAAGAGCTTATTTATCAAATAATAATAGAAGAAAATTTAAATAAAGGGGAAATTATTGGTTATGGAAGGCTTGAAATTTTACCTGATGGATATGGTTTTTTAAGAGAATCTAATTTAGAAAAAGATATATATATATCTGCTTCTCAAATAAAAAGATTTAATTTAAGAACTAATGATATGGTATTAGGTGAAATAAGAACGCCAACTCCAGATGAAAAAAATTATGCAATGAAAAAATTAATTTTGGTAAACGGAGATACTTTAGAAGCAGCAAAATCTAGAGTACAATTTGATGATTTGATACCCTATTATCCAACAGAAAGAGCGAAACTTGAAACAGATGAAAAAGATAATATAGTAGGTAGATTTATTGATCTTATAGCGCCTATAGGACTTGGACAAAGGGGATTAATAGTAGCACCTCCTAAAGCTGGGAAAACTATGCTAATAAGCCAAATAGCAAATAACATAATAAAAAATAGAAAAGATATAGAAGTGTGGATACTTCTTATAGATGAAAGACCAGAAGAAGTAACAGATATAAAAGAAAATGTTACAAACGCAGAAGTATTTGCATCTACTTTTGATGAAAATCCAGAAAATCATATAAAAGTAACAGAAAAAATACTTGAAGAAGCTAGAAGAAAAGTCGAAAATGGAAAAGATGTATTTATTTTAATGGATAGTATTACAAGGCTTGCAAGAGCTTATAATATAGTAATGCCTTCAAGTGGAAAACTTATTTCTGGTGGAATTGATCCAATAGCCCTTTATCATCCAAAGAAATTTTTTGGTTCAGCAAGAAATATAAAAAATGGAGGTAGTTTAACAATAATAGCTACAGCATTAATAGATACAGGTAGTAGAATGGATGAAGTGATTTATGAAGAATTTAAAGGAACTGGAAATATGGATATTCATCTTGATAGAAATTTAGCAGAGCTTAGAATATATCCCGCAATTGATATTAAAAAATCTGGAACAAGAAAAGAGGAGCTTTTATTTACTAAAGAAGAATTAAGACTTATCTGGGGTATAAGAAGGTATTTAGGGAAATATGATAATGCAGAAGCAGCAAAGAGACTCATAGATACAATAAAAAATACCAATTCAAATAGAGAACTTTTAGAAATGTATAAAAGTGGAGAATAA
- a CDS encoding N-glycosylase/DNA lyase, with the protein MDIKELKNSYKRLKIDIEKRLEEFKLIWLEGNNEDIFIELAFCILTPQSKAKSAWKAITKLKETGLLFYGEEEEIVEYLNIVRFKNTKAKNLVLLRETIKDENGVIIIKEILDKLESPIKMRNWIVKNIRGIGYKEASHFLRNIGFGSKLAILDRHILKNLFKLNVINEIPKTLTAKKYLEIENKMIEFSKKINIKMEHLDFVLWYQEAGEIFK; encoded by the coding sequence ATGGATATAAAAGAATTAAAAAATAGCTATAAAAGGCTTAAAATAGACATCGAAAAGAGGTTGGAAGAATTTAAATTAATATGGTTAGAAGGAAATAATGAAGATATTTTTATTGAATTAGCTTTTTGTATATTAACTCCCCAATCAAAAGCTAAAAGTGCATGGAAAGCAATAACAAAATTGAAAGAAACAGGGTTATTATTTTATGGGGAAGAAGAAGAAATAGTGGAATATTTAAATATAGTAAGATTTAAGAATACAAAAGCAAAAAATTTAGTGCTTTTAAGAGAAACTATAAAAGATGAAAACGGTGTAATAATAATAAAAGAAATATTAGATAAATTAGAATCACCAATTAAAATGAGAAATTGGATAGTAAAAAATATAAGAGGGATTGGGTATAAAGAAGCAAGCCATTTTTTGAGGAATATAGGTTTTGGTAGTAAGCTAGCTATTTTAGATAGACATATATTAAAAAATTTGTTTAAATTAAATGTAATAAATGAAATCCCTAAAACATTAACAGCAAAAAAATATTTAGAAATTGAAAATAAAATGATAGAATTTTCTAAAAAAATAAACATAAAAATGGAACATTTAGATTTTGTATTATGGTATCAAGAAGCAGGAGAAATTTTTAAATAG